One Streptomyces coeruleorubidus DNA segment encodes these proteins:
- a CDS encoding peptidoglycan-binding protein yields MAKPLSASKLVEILRAEGLTVHEVRSWRTHNRNSKGPWGPVNGVMIHHTVTSGTAASVDICYDGYSSLPGPLCHGVIDKKGHVHLVGNGRANHAGLGDGDVLRAVINESKLPADNEADTDGNRHFYGFECINLGNGKDPWPEAQKEAIEKVSAAICRHHGWSERSVIGHKEWQPGKVDPRGFTMDGMRKRIAQRLKGGGGGSKPAPDPKPSPKPSYEPFPGAAFFHVGQRSPIITAMGRRLVAEGCSRYEEGPSPDWSEADRRSYALWQQKQGFSGKDADGIPGKLTWDRLKVPKSK; encoded by the coding sequence ATGGCCAAGCCGCTGAGCGCGTCGAAGCTGGTGGAGATCCTCCGGGCCGAGGGCCTGACCGTCCATGAGGTCCGCAGCTGGCGCACCCACAACCGCAACAGCAAGGGCCCCTGGGGCCCGGTGAACGGCGTGATGATCCACCACACCGTCACCTCCGGCACCGCCGCCTCCGTCGACATCTGCTACGACGGCTACTCCAGCCTGCCCGGCCCGCTGTGCCACGGCGTCATCGACAAGAAGGGCCACGTCCACCTGGTCGGCAACGGCCGCGCCAACCACGCCGGCCTCGGTGACGGCGACGTCCTGCGCGCCGTGATCAACGAGTCGAAACTGCCGGCCGACAACGAGGCCGACACCGACGGCAACCGGCACTTCTACGGCTTCGAGTGCATCAACCTCGGCAACGGCAAGGACCCCTGGCCCGAGGCGCAGAAGGAGGCCATCGAGAAGGTGTCAGCGGCGATCTGCCGCCACCACGGCTGGTCCGAGCGCTCCGTCATCGGCCACAAGGAGTGGCAGCCGGGCAAGGTCGACCCGCGCGGTTTCACCATGGACGGCATGCGCAAGCGCATAGCCCAGCGGCTCAAGGGCGGCGGAGGCGGCAGCAAACCGGCCCCCGACCCGAAGCCGTCGCCCAAGCCGTCCTACGAGCCGTTCCCCGGCGCCGCGTTCTTCCACGTCGGCCAGCGCTCCCCGATCATCACGGCGATGGGCCGCCGCCTGGTCGCCGAGGGATGCAGCCGCTACGAGGAGGGCCCGAGCCCCGACTGGAGCGAGGCCGACCGCCGGTCCTACGCGCTCTGGCAGCAGAAGCAGGGCTTCTCCGGCAAGGACGCCGACGGCATCCCCGGCAAGCTCACCTGGGACCGGCTGAAGGTGCCGAAGTCCAAGTAG
- a CDS encoding DUF6519 domain-containing protein: MHADLSRSTFRPERHYSAVVAQQGRVQLDADLNEQTAIQLHQARSLAADLIGPHGGPRYAAGFRIEYVGGKHEIDTLLIRGGRYYVDGILCDADRPAAGVPVTDEDGEEPAPEPPAHWTYWDQPDGFRDPEKPGDRLPSPAQSPFVVYLNVWERSVTAAEDPALREVALGAAMPDTAARLKVVWQVLPLSLAALEIEETDPSKDVVRAAFTRWAQRQSAPSARLAARSERPDHADEDPCLVKPDARYRGPENQLYRVEVHEGGEAKDATFKWSRENGSVVFPVDELDGTWVQLASLGHDDKLDLDVGDHVEFVDTAYASRLEPLPLLRVEELDVPGRRVRLSAEPAPGVGRLAHLNPYLRRWDHHGGPKRKGRTTALRGGAVPVTEGEWLHLEDGVEVYFAKGGTYRTGDHWIVPARTATGSVEWPVDAARRPLLQGPAGIARHFAPLALIKGEGSAVDLRLAFGPLASSMPPADEATLAAEEQAHREELAAEDPSHGRSQTTAEAEAAVEGDN; encoded by the coding sequence ATGCACGCAGACCTCTCCCGCTCCACGTTCCGCCCGGAGCGGCACTACTCCGCGGTCGTCGCCCAGCAGGGCCGCGTCCAGCTCGACGCCGACCTCAACGAACAGACCGCGATCCAGCTCCACCAGGCTCGTAGCCTCGCCGCCGACCTGATCGGACCGCACGGCGGGCCGCGCTACGCGGCCGGCTTCCGCATCGAGTACGTCGGCGGCAAGCACGAGATCGACACCCTCCTCATCCGCGGCGGCCGCTACTACGTCGACGGCATCCTGTGCGACGCCGACCGCCCGGCCGCCGGCGTGCCCGTCACCGACGAGGACGGCGAGGAGCCGGCGCCGGAGCCGCCCGCGCACTGGACCTACTGGGACCAGCCCGACGGCTTCCGCGACCCGGAGAAGCCCGGCGACCGGCTGCCCTCGCCCGCCCAGTCGCCGTTCGTCGTCTACCTGAACGTGTGGGAGCGCTCGGTCACCGCCGCCGAGGACCCGGCGCTGCGCGAGGTCGCCCTCGGCGCGGCCATGCCCGACACCGCCGCCCGCCTGAAGGTCGTCTGGCAGGTGCTGCCGCTGTCCCTTGCCGCCCTGGAGATCGAGGAGACCGACCCCTCCAAGGACGTCGTCCGCGCCGCGTTCACCCGCTGGGCGCAGCGCCAGTCGGCCCCCTCGGCCCGGCTCGCCGCCCGCAGCGAGCGGCCCGACCACGCCGACGAGGACCCGTGCCTGGTCAAGCCGGACGCCCGCTACCGCGGCCCGGAGAACCAGCTGTACCGGGTGGAGGTCCACGAGGGCGGCGAGGCGAAGGACGCCACCTTCAAGTGGTCCCGCGAGAACGGCTCCGTCGTCTTCCCCGTCGACGAACTCGACGGTACCTGGGTTCAGTTGGCATCCCTCGGCCACGACGACAAGCTGGACCTGGACGTCGGCGACCACGTGGAGTTCGTCGACACCGCCTACGCCTCCCGCCTGGAGCCCCTGCCGCTGCTGCGGGTCGAGGAGCTGGACGTGCCGGGCCGCCGCGTCCGCCTGTCCGCCGAACCCGCCCCGGGCGTGGGACGGCTCGCGCACCTGAACCCGTACCTGCGCCGCTGGGACCACCATGGCGGCCCCAAGCGCAAGGGCCGCACCACCGCCCTGCGCGGCGGCGCGGTCCCCGTCACGGAGGGGGAGTGGCTGCACCTGGAGGACGGCGTCGAGGTGTACTTCGCCAAGGGCGGCACCTACCGCACCGGCGACCACTGGATCGTCCCCGCCCGCACCGCCACCGGCAGCGTCGAGTGGCCGGTGGACGCGGCCCGCCGTCCGCTGCTCCAGGGCCCGGCCGGCATCGCCCGGCACTTCGCCCCGCTGGCCCTGATCAAGGGCGAGGGCAGCGCCGTCGACCTGCGCCTGGCGTTCGGCCCGCTGGCGAGCAGCATGCCGCCCGCGGACGAGGCCACGCTCGCGGCCGAGGAGCAGGCCCACCGCGAGGAACTGGCCGCCGAGGACCCCTCCCACGGGCGGTCCCAGACCACAGCCGAGGCGGAAGCCGCCGTGGAAGGAGACAACTGA